A window of the Mucilaginibacter sp. cycad4 genome harbors these coding sequences:
- a CDS encoding alpha-L-fucosidase, with protein sequence MKKNALAILLILITFSPLYAQKKIGTETPEQKAKRMAWWTNDRFGMFIHWGLYSQAARHEWVKRWERMTDEQYQPYFDEFNPDLFNPKEWARKAKAAGMKYAVLTTKHHEGFCLFDSKYTDYKATKTAAKRDLVREFADAFRAEGIKIGFYYSLLDWHHPDFTVDVLHPLQPASEKDEDYDKLNKGRDMARYRTYMHNQIKELLTNYGKIDMLWLDFSYPDNGKHGKGATDWGSVELIKEIRKLQPNIIIDNRLDLNEYQDGWDYLTPEQVNLSEWVKKNDYKTYWETCQTFSGSWGYFRDENSWKSTKQLITMLIEAVSKRGNLLLNVGPTARGLFDKRANERLDGIAAWMKYNSRSIYGCTEAPETFVAPEHTMLTYNATTKRLYVHLLEYPGKTITLPGYKDKVKYIQFLHDASEIQANSKATEQGNDLVLNLPEAKPDSEIPVIELILN encoded by the coding sequence ATGAAAAAAAACGCTTTAGCTATTTTATTGATCCTTATTACATTTTCTCCATTATATGCCCAAAAGAAAATAGGAACAGAAACACCCGAACAAAAAGCCAAACGTATGGCCTGGTGGACAAACGACCGTTTTGGTATGTTTATTCATTGGGGTCTTTATTCGCAAGCCGCAAGACATGAGTGGGTAAAAAGGTGGGAGCGCATGACAGATGAGCAATACCAGCCTTACTTTGACGAGTTTAATCCTGATTTATTTAACCCTAAAGAGTGGGCAAGGAAAGCTAAGGCGGCCGGAATGAAATATGCTGTGCTTACCACCAAACATCACGAGGGGTTTTGTCTGTTTGATTCAAAATATACTGACTATAAGGCTACCAAAACCGCTGCTAAAAGAGACCTTGTAAGGGAGTTTGCTGATGCATTTAGAGCAGAGGGTATAAAAATAGGTTTTTATTATTCACTGTTGGATTGGCACCACCCTGACTTTACCGTTGATGTTTTACACCCCCTGCAACCGGCAAGTGAAAAAGATGAAGATTATGATAAGCTGAACAAAGGCCGCGATATGGCCAGGTACCGCACCTATATGCACAACCAAATTAAAGAGCTGCTTACTAATTATGGCAAAATTGATATGCTCTGGCTTGATTTTTCGTACCCTGATAATGGCAAGCACGGCAAAGGGGCTACAGATTGGGGATCTGTTGAACTGATTAAAGAAATAAGAAAATTACAACCCAATATTATAATTGATAACCGCCTTGATTTAAATGAATACCAGGACGGTTGGGATTACCTTACCCCCGAACAGGTAAACTTATCTGAGTGGGTCAAGAAAAACGATTACAAAACTTATTGGGAAACCTGCCAAACATTCTCTGGTTCCTGGGGCTATTTCCGCGATGAGAACAGCTGGAAAAGCACCAAACAATTAATTACAATGCTCATAGAGGCCGTAAGCAAGCGAGGTAACCTGTTGCTGAATGTTGGCCCCACAGCTCGTGGTTTATTTGATAAACGTGCCAATGAAAGGCTGGATGGTATAGCCGCCTGGATGAAATATAACAGCCGCTCCATTTATGGATGTACAGAAGCGCCGGAAACCTTTGTAGCCCCGGAGCACACCATGCTTACCTATAATGCAACTACCAAACGACTGTATGTTCATTTGTTGGAGTATCCGGGCAAAACAATCACTTTACCCGGTTATAAGGATAAGGTAAAATACATTCAGTTTTTGCACGATGCATCAGAGATACAGGCAAACAGCAAAGCAACAGAGCAGGGAAATGACCTGGTGTTAAACCTTCCTGAAGCTAAACCCGATAGCGAAATCCCTGTAATTGAGCTGATACTGAACTAA
- a CDS encoding alpha-N-acetylglucosaminidase, whose product MRKLTCLLLLLLPMQLLAQQFDPVKALVKRRAPWLSNHIVFEPLKNTRSEIVELQTIKNKLVIHASGANAAAVGVNWYFKYYCHRSMSHMGDNMSPVFPIPNVNKKVTVQAEANYRYALNYCTYNYTMSFYSWPDWEREIDWMALNGVNTMLTVEGMEAVWQSTLRKIGYTESEINSFIVGPAYTAWWLMGNIEGWGGPMPQSQIDNRKLIQQKMMKRMRELGIQPVLQGFYGMVPSSLKNKSKAHIIDQGNWGAFKRPDILDPTDPEFSRIAGIYYSEIQKSYGKEIHFFAGDPFHEGGKTEGVDLKKAGTAIQASMQKYYPGSTWVLQGWQDNPKQAMLDGLDKSKVLVQELFGEFTNNWEKRKAYDNTPFIWCSVNNFGERPGVYGKLQRFADEIYRARKSNYSNYLKGVGIMPEGINNNPPDYDLMLELGWHSEKVDTRSWINGYAKYRYGVSNEHADAAWQGFLQTIYQSLPGYQEGAGESIFCARPALKVKSISSWGTLTRNYDTVKFENAVREFVKASPALINSATYKIDLINMVRQLLANKGTLTFNEMVSAYNDKNLQTFNTSSAKFLHMIRLTDDLLNTDQYFRLNTYLKQAVDNGNTAEEKANNLKNELMQITYWGENVRTEDNLHEYAYKEWADLMDGYYLPRWEIYFDYLRGSLQGKNLQEPDYFSWERKWVNDNQKLQPEKPQRPLQEVVDEILSI is encoded by the coding sequence GCTTCCGGAGCCAATGCCGCGGCTGTTGGCGTAAACTGGTATTTTAAATATTATTGCCATCGTTCTATGTCGCACATGGGTGATAACATGTCGCCTGTGTTTCCTATCCCTAATGTTAACAAAAAAGTAACCGTACAGGCCGAAGCTAACTATCGTTATGCGTTAAATTACTGTACCTATAATTATACCATGAGCTTTTATAGTTGGCCTGATTGGGAGCGGGAGATTGACTGGATGGCGTTAAATGGGGTGAACACCATGCTTACTGTTGAAGGTATGGAAGCGGTATGGCAAAGCACATTGAGGAAAATAGGATACACTGAAAGTGAAATTAACAGTTTCATTGTCGGGCCTGCTTATACAGCATGGTGGCTGATGGGAAATATTGAAGGCTGGGGAGGCCCCATGCCTCAAAGCCAGATAGACAACAGGAAGCTGATCCAACAGAAAATGATGAAGCGGATGCGGGAGTTGGGTATACAACCCGTATTGCAAGGTTTTTACGGCATGGTGCCCAGTTCATTAAAAAACAAAAGTAAAGCGCATATCATTGATCAGGGTAATTGGGGGGCCTTTAAAAGACCTGATATACTTGACCCTACTGATCCTGAATTTAGCCGCATCGCGGGCATCTATTATAGTGAAATTCAAAAATCATACGGCAAAGAGATCCATTTTTTCGCCGGCGACCCTTTTCATGAAGGCGGTAAAACCGAAGGCGTGGATTTGAAAAAAGCGGGTACTGCCATACAGGCCTCTATGCAAAAGTACTACCCTGGTTCAACATGGGTATTGCAGGGCTGGCAGGATAATCCCAAACAGGCCATGCTTGATGGCCTCGATAAATCAAAGGTATTGGTACAGGAGCTTTTTGGCGAGTTCACCAACAACTGGGAAAAACGTAAGGCTTACGATAATACGCCGTTTATATGGTGCAGCGTTAACAATTTTGGCGAGCGTCCGGGCGTTTATGGCAAACTACAGCGCTTTGCTGATGAAATATACCGGGCCCGCAAAAGCAATTACAGCAATTATCTTAAAGGTGTGGGAATAATGCCCGAAGGCATTAATAACAACCCTCCTGATTATGATTTAATGCTTGAGTTAGGCTGGCATAGCGAAAAGGTAGATACCCGCAGTTGGATCAACGGATATGCCAAATACCGCTACGGTGTAAGCAACGAGCATGCCGATGCTGCCTGGCAGGGATTTTTACAAACCATTTACCAAAGCCTTCCCGGTTACCAGGAAGGGGCAGGTGAATCTATTTTTTGTGCGCGCCCGGCACTCAAAGTTAAATCAATATCAAGTTGGGGCACGCTTACCCGTAATTATGATACTGTAAAGTTCGAAAATGCCGTAAGAGAATTTGTTAAAGCCTCCCCTGCCCTTATTAATTCGGCTACTTATAAAATAGACCTTATCAATATGGTGCGGCAGTTGCTGGCCAATAAAGGCACGCTTACCTTTAATGAGATGGTAAGTGCCTATAACGACAAGAACCTGCAGACATTTAACACATCCAGCGCAAAATTCCTGCATATGATCAGGCTAACAGATGATCTCTTAAATACCGATCAATATTTCAGGCTCAATACCTATCTCAAACAAGCTGTAGATAATGGCAATACAGCGGAGGAAAAAGCAAACAATTTAAAAAACGAGTTAATGCAGATCACCTATTGGGGCGAAAATGTCCGTACTGAAGATAACCTGCATGAGTATGCCTACAAAGAATGGGCTGACCTTATGGATGGCTATTATCTGCCCCGTTGGGAAATTTATTTTGACTATCTGCGCGGTAGCCTGCAGGGCAAAAATCTTCAGGAACCCGATTACTTTTCATGGGAGCGTAAATGGGTGAACGATAATCAAAAGCTACAACCTGAAAAACCTCAAAGGCCCCTGCAGGAAGTGGTTGATGAAATTTTATCGATATAA